TGATCCAGACGAACTTATCCATCAGTTTAAACATGCAGTAAATGAAGTAACTTCTGTTAAGCCGGATGATATGGTTATGACAATGCATATTTGTCGTGGAAACTACAAATCATCCTATGCCTCTTCTGGAAGCTATGATGGCGCATCAGAAATTATTTTTGGACAACTTAACCTTGATGGTCTTTTCCTAGAGTTTGATGATAGTCGTTCAGGTGGTTTTGAGCCACTTCGCCACATTAAGAGAAGTGACCTTCACGTTGTGTTGGGTCTAATCACAACAAAAACACCTTCACTTGAGGATGCTGATGCTATTAAAGCTCGAATTAACGAAGCAGCACAATACGTATCTTTAGATCAGTTACACTTAAGTCCGCAATGTGGCTTCGCATCCACAGAAGAAGGTAACTTACTAACTGAAGAAGAGCAATGGGCGAAGGTTCGCCACGTTATTGATATTGCGAATAGTGCTTGGAAGTAGTCTGACAAGTGACAGGCACGACCCGAAGTATGTCGAATGAAGATTTTGACAAGTGACAGGCACAACCCGAAGTATGTCGAATAGAGAGGCTGTACCGAACTGGTACGGCCTCTTTTGCTTGTTAATGTATCAAATCATTTTTTGTATCAATATAGAGGCTTCCGTCTTTCTGAATTTGAGCGTAAAATACATCTGATATCGATTCGATTCCGGATTGTTGCAATTGCTGTTCAAGCCATTCTTGATTTAGGTTTAGTTTTTGTAGATTTGTTGAGATTACTCTTCCGTCATTAATTACCTCAGTAGCGATTGGGAAATAGACTGGTTTTGTTGATTGTATATTCATATCCGCTTTCGTTAACGGCTGTTGGGCTTCTTTCTTCATGACGGACAACTTACCATCCGTTTCGAAAATTGCATAATCAACATCAAGGACTGAAAATACATTTTTTTGTCTAAGTAAGGCATTTAATGCATTAACATCTAGTCGCACTTTACGAAGTTCATCCTCCATAATTTTCCCGTTTTTTATCAAAATTCGTGGCTGTCCCTCAATAACTGTACGTACTCTCTTCGATTTGATATCAATATAACCAAGAGCAATTGTAAAAAGACTCCATCCGACCAATGCTATAATGCCGTTTCTAATTGAAACTGTGGAATTGATTACTAATGAAGCACCAATCGTACCTATTGCTATTCCAGATACGAAGTTAAAAAAGGTCATTTGAGAAATTTCTTTTCGTCCCATAATTCTCGTTAAAACTAATAGCGTAGTAAAGGCAATAGCGATTCTTGATATTAATTCTATAATCGACATATTCATTCTCCTAAATGAAATTTATATATTATATTCTTTTTCCTTTTAGCTTAAATTATGTATTTTATTACACATCACAATAAATTCCATCAGTTAAATAAAATGAAAAAACTCGCCATCAAATTGTAATAAATTACCTTTGTTTACACCTATTTCTTCCTAATTTTTCTTATATAATAGAAGAAAGGAGGCATTCATTATGCATGCTATATCAAAGAAAAGCCTAATTAGTTTTTTTATTCTTCTTTCATTAATTATCACAGCCAATACCATGCTGTATCGTGTGGAATTTGTGAAACCGCTTCCTAATGGGGTTGCACTAGGTTCTTTGTTTGATTTTATTATTGTTATTCCATTATTAGCGTACTTTTTTATCATCAGAAAACGTTACTCATTAAAATATTTACTTCCTGTTGCACTAGCAGGCTATGGAGTTGCTTATCTCGTTGTACCGAACGGACTACTTTCTTCCTATTCCTTTGTGAAATATCTGCTGTTTGCGGGGGAAGCTGCATTACTATTACTTGAGCTTTATATTGTTTATAAATTAATAACAAAAATACCTGCTATCTTAAAAAGAGTAAAAACACATCAAACGGAAATTCCTACTCTGCAATATCGAATAGAACAGTCTATTTATCATGAGTTAAAGCCTTCACGATTCTTAAATATCATCGTATCTGAGCTTTCTATGTTTTATTTTAGTCTTTGCACTTGGAGAAAAAAGTCACTAACAATACGTAATAATCAAGAAATGTTTACGTACCATAAAAAATCAAGCTCTCTGGCATTAAATATCATGCTGATTCACGCTTTGATTCTCGAATCTGTAGGGTTTCATTTTCTGCTTCATTCTTGGAATGAGGTTGTGGCAATCATCTCACTTGTTTTAAATGTGTACACCCTTTTCTTTTTATTAGCTGAAATTAACGCAATTCGTCTAACACCTTTTATAATCACTGACCGTCTTGTGTCTCTACAGATTGGATTAGGAAAGCAGTTAATCGTACCTTTAGAAGAAATAAAAAGCATTGACTATTATGATGGTCCCGAAAAATTGTCCAAAGAAGAGAGTAAAAAGGTTTTTGATGCAGTACTACCTGATTTTATGAAAGAAAAGCCAATTTTTGAAATCGAATTTACTTGTGAGCAGGAAGCCAAATTCATGTATGGCTTTAAGAGAAAAGTAAAGAAAGTACATCTTTCACCGGATGAACCTGAAAGATTTTATCAAGCGTTAATAAGAAAAATAGAGGACTAATGAAACCGTAGATATATTTGTTCAGTTAAAGTTAATAATAAATGATCGACACTAAAAAAACCCCACTATAAGGTGGGGTTTAAGTGTTTGTTGAGATTAATTGCTTTAATGGGTTAAGCATATATTCATGTAATATAACAACTCTCGATGAATGTGCAAAATGTTCTTCAAAAGTGAATAGGAAATCTTGATAAAACGAAAGAAAGCACTCGGCATTACATACATTTTGTTTAGTAAATATTCCGGATCGATTTAAAAATACATTTTCATATTTTAGAGAAAGTCTCTTTATGGGCTTTAAGAGCTTTTTAACATCACGTATCCGATATATTTCGCGTAATTGTTCTGTTATCTCTTTCGCATCTTGTTGCAGCTGTTTAGAAAGCTGTAGGTTTATCATCCTAATGTCTTCAGGAGATTCTACTTCAAAGATAAATTGTTTTAGCATGATCATGTCAGACTTAATTGGTTCACACAAATAGCTTTGGTAGATACGAAGTGTATTGTAAGCATCATACATAGGGTTGTGCTTTTCACCTAGAAACTCTAATCCGTACAGAGATAATCCATCCTCAACCGATATATTATTCTTAGAAACTCTTTTTTTGAAAATATCTTGAAAGTCTGTATATCGTGTTTCAATTTTTCTGATTGTCCGTTCTGGGATGCTATGTTTTAATGAGTCGATTTTTAAACGTGATAAATCACTTGGAGACCAGGAAAAATATTGAGACTTCTTTAACCCGCCAATCCATTCAAGAAAATCAGCAAAAACGTCTTTAAAATCGCTAGCTTTTTCTAAATCAGTATCATCAATACCCGTTAACGTTTTGCAGAAGTTAGTTAATGGATTTCTATTTTCTGGTCGAATAAATCGATCAAAATATGAAATTTCTTCTGAATCTAGCTCATATTTTACGGCGCCCAAACGAATGGCTTCCATCTTCTCAAAAGCCATCCCTTGATCAGAGCATAACATCTCGAAATCAAAGAAAATATATTGTTTAATGTCCGCCATTCATTTCCCCCCTTTAACAGGTAATTATATGGGGGAAAGTTTAAAATGAAAAGATCCAATAAGTGTAAAATGGAGATTTAACTAATTTTTATAGATTAAATAGGTCATGATTGTAAAAATCAGACAATTTACTAGGAACTTTTATGAAAATGAACCGTAATAATTTATAGCATTACTTTCTAAAAACTAGAAGGGAGAATGACATGAATATAACTGAGTTAAGAGAACGGGCGTTAGAAATTGGGAAGGTCACTGAAGACTTTGATTTAGAAATTGAAGAGTTACAATTAGAAGAAGAGGTTGCTTGTTTTGCTTGGAAACATAGAAAGAATGAAGATAATGGTATTTGGATTGAGATTAGTACGAATGGAACACTACTTGATTTAAATAAAGACCTACTATCACCATCAGCCTTAATCTTTTCTGAGAAACAGTTGTATGAAATGGCAATAGACTTTGTTTTAAATCATTACCCTTCGGCACTTCAGCAGTTTGCATTTGAGGAATGGAAAAGAGAAGAAAATAGAGGATATAGACTTTCATATGTGCAAAAAGTAGAAGGTTTATTCTTCCTCACACCGGATTTTGGTTGTCAATATTAGAAGATGGAGAAGTGGTGCTATTTAAATATGTGGGAATGGCTGAGGATATTAGAATTCCACAATTAATTATGGAAAAAGAAAAGATAAAGGAAAGATTTCTACGAGAACTTGAAATGGAATTACAAACTACAAATCTATCTAATGAGTTATATAACTTTACTGGCGCTTCATCAAAGCTTGTTTATGAGCCGTCTTTCCCTTTCAGCTATTTGTGTGCTGATGGGACAAGTGTGTTAGAGGATGTTGAAGAAGATACAGAAGAAGAACTGGAGTTGGTTTCTCCTCCTAAAATAGAGAGGTTACTTAACGAGCTGATTGGTTTTAATGAAGATGAATATGAGAAAATTCGTGAAAGTGATTTAGGTGATGAAATCGGTTCGGTTTGGAGACCAAAGAATTTTACTAGTGAAGTTGAAGGAACGTCAATTAGTGATTTTTTTCAGAAGAGAAATCAGCTTACACTAAAGTTTAAGCATGACAAGAAAACTAATCACTTGCGGGGGGTGTTTTCATTTCTTGATCGAAAAGGAGAATTATTTCTTAATGAGGAACAATGTAAGAAGCTTGCGCTAGAGTTTTTGTTTACACTCTATCCGAATGCTGATGAGTTTTTACGAATGGTTAGGAGAATTTCTCAAGATGAAGAAGAGGGGAATTTTATCCATTTCCACTTTAACATCCATTGGGGTAATGTTCGAAATCGATTTGGTTCAGCATGGATAGGTGTGAACAGAACAACCGGGACGATCGATCATTACCTAGGACCTGACATGAACCTTGAGGATCTTAAAAAAATAAATACAAAGCCAGACATTTCTATACAGGAAGCTGTGAGAAATTATCAAAAAGACTTTGACGTGAAGCTTGAATGGAAAATAGAGTATCAGGATCATACTTCTCATTATGTATTGGTTTATGTACCAGATTTTCCGAGGCTGGAAGGAAAGGTCGCGTTTATCGATGCACAGAATGGAGAAGTAATCGTATCTAAAGAATATTTTTAAAAGCAACTCCACCACCAACAGATAAATAACTTTATAAAAAAGGAAAAAGCATAAGAAGATACCACAATATCTACTTATGCTTCTATTTTATTTGTTCAAAAACCATTTTAAGAAAGGCGGTAATTTCTTGTCTACGATTTTTAATTCATCCATTAATAATTTGTCTTGATGGTCTGTTATCCAATTTTCAAGTTCTTTTTTTGTGTTTAGTTGGGTATAGTAAGTTTCTCCCTTTTTACCTACCGCATTGACAACAAACCGACATGTGTTCCCCATAAATGCCCACCTTTATGAAAATAATCTATCCATTTAGCATTATAACAAGGGAAAAATTAATTTCTAGCCTTTACTTATAAGAAAGAAGGGAGTAAAATTTAACTCTTTACCTTAATTATAGTAGGACCTTTTGTACCTCGATGGGACTTAGAGCATTTGACTGATCAATATAAATAAAAGCATTGTATCTATTTGACATGTTTGATGGTACATAATTTCCATAATGTTCGTAAGCAGGATTATAGACAACTCCAATTGCACGATGACCAATCGTCTTATTGAAAAGATGCTTATTTTGTTCATTGAATACTAAATATTTATCATATGAACCTGCTTGATACATACAGTCTTCCCAACTGCCAGATTGAGCGGGAGGGGTTACCATCCTCTCAAGGTTTACACCCCATTGATCTGCTGCAATAACTGTTCCACGATGTGTACCATATCCAATGATAAAAAGGTTGTCTTCTCCTTTTTGTTCCCTTAAGAGCTGCCCTACGTTAACAATTCCTTCATTAGCCATATCTGTTGCACGTGCGTCCCCAACATGGGTGTTATGCTCCCAAATAATACCCTTTGCATTTTCTCCATAAAATTGATGGATTTTATTAATGATTTCTACCATATGACGATCACGAATATTCCATGATTCATTATCATTCAATACCATTGTTCGGTAATAATTTTCAGCATTTGCTGTAATGATGGCATTTACTTCAAGGTCTAATGCATTTTCTTTATTACTTGAATAATTTGATTTATTCAGACGGATATCTGTTAATAATTTGGAAACCTCTTCGTGACAGCCTTCACCATAAAATGAAGCAGAAATTCCGTATTTTTCTGGGCGACGATTAAATGGTTCAAAACAAGCAAAAGCTTTTTTTGCTGTTTCAACTTGAGAAGGAGTTGTTCTTTCTAAATACCTAATAATATCATCAATTGATTCCCATAAAGAGTAAACATCTATTCCATAGAAACCAACCTTTTTGTCATCAGGTTGATTTTGATTATATTTTTTTAACCATTCAATTAAATCAATCATTTCCTCATTGGCCCACATCCATGTTGGCCAGCGATTAAAGGATTTTAGCACATCACGTGCATGTGAGGATTGTTTATCAATACCTTTAATATATCTATTTACTTGTTGACATGCTGGCCAGTCACCTTCAACTGCAAGATATGTAAATCCTTTTTCCTTTATAAGTTTTTTCGAAAGTTCTGCTCTCATTGTGTAAAACTCAGAAGTACCATGAGAAGATTCCCCGAGAAGGACAAATTGGTGGTTACTAATTTCGTTTATCAAAGAATCTAAATCCTCTGATTCATGTATTGGCTTAGAATAATCTTTAATCGCTTGAATTAATTTGTTGGGCATTTTTTATTCCCCTTTTAATTATTGTTTGTATTCAGCATGATAAGAGTTTTCACCAGAATGAACAGATAATAAGGTGTCTGCGTAGCCGACAAGTCGATTAACTATTTCATCAGAAATCGAATAAACAAGTTGGTGGTGTTTTCTAATATGTAATTCAGGATCATCAAAGATAATAGTAGTATTGATAAAAATATGCTTCGTATCAAAAAGATTGTAGTGGATGATTGTTTTTCCAGCAGCTCCACCTGTTAAAGGATCTTTATAACTTGGTAAAAAAATATACCATTCCTCTGCAGAAGGTGAGCGAAAGTTTTTAGTATAGGTCATTCCTTTTATTTCTTCTTCAATTTTAAGCATTAGGTCTTTGTCCATTACTTCTATAATGTTATCCTTCATCACTTATCTCCTTCAGTCAGCGGGGTTCGCATCAACTGCAATTTCATACGCATCTAATACGATATTCTTTTTAATTGGATCTGAAACTCCAACAAGATATTGACCATCTTCTTCGTCTAAAACCTGCATAATGATGGAATCATCATCATTATCTTTTGATGTTAATAGAGCATAGGTTTCAGCTTCCACAGCAAGTAATGCTTCAACTGAGAACGTTCTCTCTTTTCCGTATTCATCTTCGACTGTAATAAAATCCCTTTCTTGCTCCAGGGTCATTTTACACACCTCCAAATTGTTAAAAGTAGTTTATCCTAATTAGAATCATTTAATGAGATTGAGAGGGGTATTACTTATAGAGAAGAATAAAAAATAATAGCCCATATTTTGGATCTTTTCATTTATAAATTGAGATGTTATGATTGTTTCCGTTGCCGAGAAAGCCTAGTGAATACAATTAAGGATATTGACACATGGTTAACTAGTGTGATAAATTATAAATCCTGCTTCATTCGAAATAAGACAAGTGAAATAAGTTTTTTATAAAAAGGTCTTGAAATATTTCGTGAAGTTATTATAATAATATTTGTCCTTGAAAATTGTCTGGTAATGATGGCGAAGAGGTCACACCCGTTCCCATGCCGAACACGGAAGTTAAGCTTTTCAGCGCCGATGGTAGTTGGGGGATTCCCCCTGTGAGAGTAGGACGTTGCCAGGCATGTCCATTTTTATTTTATGGTCATGCAACAATTAAATATGGCCCATTGGTCAAGCGGTTAAGACACCGCCCTTTCACGGCGGTAACACGGGTTCGAATCCCGTATGGGTCACTTACTATAACTTAATATATAGTAAGTAATAAATTATTTGGAGGATTAGCTCAGCTGGGAGAGCACCTGCCTTACAAGCAGGGGGTCGGCGGTTCGATCCCGTCATCCTCCACCATATTATTTCGCCCTAGCGAACGAAATAATTTACCAAGCGGGTGTGGCGGAATTGGCAGACGCGCTAGACTTAGGATCTAGTGTCCTTGTGACGTGGGGGTTCAAGTCCCTTCACCCGCACCAAAGTTTTTTATGTTAGTAAAATAACTATCTTATACGCGGAAGTAGTTCAGTGGTAGAACACCACCTTGCCAAGGTGGGGGTCGCGGGTTCGAATCCCGTCTTCCGCTCCAATAGTAGTGCCGGGGTGGCGGAACTGGCAGACGCACAGGACTTAAAATCCTGCGGTAGGTGACTACCGTACCGGTTCGATTCCGGTCCTCGGCACCAACGTTTTTTCGCGTCAGCGAAAATAACGCACATTAATATATAACTTTATTGGAATAAATTAGCGCCCGTAGCTCAATTGGATAGAGCGTTTGACTACGGATCAAAAGGTTAGGGGTTCGACTCCTCTCGGGCGCGCCAAGTATAGAGGTGAGAAATCAGAAATCAGAAGTCAGAAGCGAGAATAAACTTTTCGCTCTAAAGCAACAATAAAGTCTCTGACCTCTCACATCCCACCTCTGATATCTAGAACGGGAAGTAGCTCAGCTTGGTAGAGCACTTGGTTTGGGACCAAGGGGTCGCAGGTTCGAATCCTGTCTTCCCGACCATTCATTATTAATAAGGGGCCTTAGCTCAGCTGGGAGAGCGCCTGCTTTGCACGCAGGAGGTCAGCGGTTCGATCCCGCTAGGCTCCACCAAATTTTTGTTTAAAAGTAACAAACAATATCTATGGCGGTGTAGCTTAGCTGGCTAGAGCGAGCCGTAAACATCTTGAATAATCTTCATTGTAGGCTTGTGAGGAATGTGTCTGGAAGAGACATGACGAACATGGTTTTTACAATGAGCGTATTGTAACTATGGCGGTGTAGCTCAGCTGGCTAGAGCGTACGGTTCATACCCGTGAGGTCGTGGGTTCGATTCCCTCCGCCGCTACCATTTGCACAAATGACCAATAGGTCACATATGTTATTGGAGGAATACCCAAGTCCGGCTGAAGGGATCGGTCTTGAAAACCGACAGGGGTGTCAAAGCCGCAGGGGTTCGAATCCCCTTTCCTCCTCCATATTTTTAAAATCTTTATATATTTATCATCGCGGGGTGGAGCACGTGAATATGCTTCATTGAGTTACATCAGCGTACCGATTGAGCAACATCTTGAATAATCTTTCTGAAATCGGGACGGTCCGTACAAGAAATAAACAAAGTTCAAGGGTAACACAATCTATATTTTTTATCATCGCGGGGTGGAGCAGTCTGGTAGCTCGTCGAGAACCATAACCCGAAGGTCGCAGGTTCAAATCCTGTCCCCGCAACCAAATATAATAGAAATATTATGTTATTGTAAGTTCTTTTCACTACGTGAAAAAACTTTGGTCCGGTAGTTCAGTTGGTTAGAATGCCTGCCTGTCACGCAGGAGGTCGCGGGTTCGAGTCCCGTCCGGACCGCCATTTTTTTTTGATTTTATACTAATGTTAACTTAGACTCTAAGTATAGTTTAAAAGGGTTTCGATAAGCGAGAAGTTCGAGGAAGCAAATGAACGAGCACCGGAGCGTATGACCATACGTGAGGATGTGAGTGAGGGAGCTGACGAAGAGATTCGAAGCTTAGCGGAAGCCGTAAACCCATTTGGCTCGGTAGCTCAGTTGGTAGAGCAATGGACTGAAAATCCATGTGTCGGCGGTTCGATTCCGTCCCGAGCCACCTTTTATTTTAAACAACTATAACGCCGGTGTAGCTCAGTTGGTAGAGCACGATCGAATATGCTTCGAAGCCCTTGCTTCAGCACACAAATCGAGCTGCTACTTGAATAATCTTTCTGAGATTTGGGTGACTGGTAAGTAAGATAGAACTTTATTTAAAATTTTAAATAATGCCGGTGTAGCTCAATTGGTAGAGCACGATCGAATATGCTTCGAAGCTTTTGCTTCAGCACACAAATCGAGCTGCTACTTGAATAATCTTTCTGAGATTTGGGTGACTGGTAAGTAAGATAGAACTTTATTTAAATCTTTAATAACGCCGGTGTAGCTCAATTGGTAGAGCAACTGACTTGTAATCAGTAGGTTGGGGGTTCAAGTCCTCTCGCCGGCACTCTCATATATGGAGGGGTAGCGAAGTGGCTAAACGCGGCGGACTGTAAATCCGCTCCTTAGGGTTCGGCAGTTCGAATCTGCCCCCTCCACCATAGATTTTGCGACAGCAAAATGTCTTACTTTAATTTTTAAAAACAACTCTTTTCATATTAGGGGCATAGTTTAACGGTAGAATAGAGGTCTCCAAAACCTTTGGTGTGGGTTCGATTCCTACTGCCCCTGCCAATTATAAAAAACTTGATGGCGATTGTGGCGAAGTGGTTAACGCATCGGATTGTGGTTCCGACATTCGTGGGTTCGATTCCCATCAGTCGCCCCAATTGTATATTGAATATACTAGATGTTTAGTAAGTAATAATTGCAGAAAAGCACCTAGTAGTCGACGATATTTCCTTTAGAATATCCTCTTGCTGGTGTAAAACACGAGACTTTTATTTTTGTGTAGAAAGCGTGGAATATGAAGTGATCGACATCAATTAAGGTTAAAAGTATACTTAGTAGTCGACTATATTCCGTGATATTTCCTTCAGAAATACCCCAGAATATCCTCTTGCGATGAGGATTCATGGAGCTTATTCAGGGAAGTATATTCATGAAGATTAATCAGTGGCTATAGCCAAGCGGTAAGGCATCGCACTTTGACTGCGACATGCGTTGGTTCGAATCCAGCTAGCCCAGCCATTTATTTTAAGGCATCATAGCCAAGTGGTAAGGCCGAGGTCTGCAAAACCTCTATCCCCGGTTCAAATCCGGGTGGTGCCTCCAATTCATTTCTTTATGCGGGTGTAGTTTAGTGGTAAAACCTCAGCCTTCCAAGCTGATGATGAGGGTTCGATTCCCTTCACCCGCTCCAAAAAAACTTATGGGCCTATAGCTCAGCTGGTTAGAGCGCACGCCTGATAAGCGTGAGGTCGATGGTTCGAGTCCATTTAGGCCCACTTTATATTATACATATTTCATTTTGTTCCGCAGTAGCTCAGTGGTAGAGCAATCGGCTGTTAACCGATCGGTCGTAGGTTCGAGTCCTACCTGCGGAGCCATTTTTGTCTTTAGATAATGCGCCTTTAGCTCAGCAGGATAGAGCAACGGCCTTCTAAGCCGTCGGTCAGAGGTTCGAATCCTCTAAGGCGCGTCAAAAAAGAGACCACTAGTGGTCTCTTTTTCATTTTCTATTTAGTTCCTAGTGATATATTTATCACATCATTTTCTTCTTTCCAACTACATGGTCTTACCTCGTTATTATTTAATTTCTTTAGAAGAAGCATACATAAATTTGTTTGATTCACTTTTCCACCAACTGAACTGCATTTTTCTATATCTGCTCGTATGCCAATTGAAAACAATGTAACTGACTTTTTAAGGAGTGGATTCCACGCTTTCATGAATCCACTAGTAGAAGACTCATCATTTGTACTTTTATATTCATTAAGAAAAAAAACTGCTCCACATCGTTTTATTAATTTTTCTTCAGCATCCTTGAGTGTTGTGTCAGGGTATGCTTTTTCAAGTTCTGTTTTAGGTAATGTGAGAAAATCTTTTGGTAAAACAGGTTGAAAGGAAGGATGAAATTCATTCATATAATCTTCTGTTTTTTTTATAGAACTATAGATATTTTTCACTTCTGTGATCAAATATTCTATACTTTTGTGTTTTTCTAAGATGATTTTTTCCCATTCCCACTCTTCAGTATAAAATGAATTAAATTGTTCTAGAGCATTGTTTATTTTTAATGATCGTAGGTTTGTATATAATCCCTCACCATGTGTAAATCCGTATTTAAAA
This Metabacillus endolithicus DNA region includes the following protein-coding sequences:
- a CDS encoding DUF421 domain-containing protein — encoded protein: MSIIELISRIAIAFTTLLVLTRIMGRKEISQMTFFNFVSGIAIGTIGASLVINSTVSIRNGIIALVGWSLFTIALGYIDIKSKRVRTVIEGQPRILIKNGKIMEDELRKVRLDVNALNALLRQKNVFSVLDVDYAIFETDGKLSVMKKEAQQPLTKADMNIQSTKPVYFPIATEVINDGRVISTNLQKLNLNQEWLEQQLQQSGIESISDVFYAQIQKDGSLYIDTKNDLIH
- a CDS encoding YcdB/YcdC domain-containing protein; amino-acid sequence: MNITELRERALEIGKVTEDFDLEIEELQLEEEVACFAWKHRKNEDNGIWIEISTNGTLLDLNKDLLSPSALIFSEKQLYEMAIDFVLNHYPSALQQFAFEEWKREENRGYRLSYVQKVEGLFFLTPDFGCQY
- a CDS encoding 3'-5' exonuclease, whose protein sequence is MADIKQYIFFDFEMLCSDQGMAFEKMEAIRLGAVKYELDSEEISYFDRFIRPENRNPLTNFCKTLTGIDDTDLEKASDFKDVFADFLEWIGGLKKSQYFSWSPSDLSRLKIDSLKHSIPERTIRKIETRYTDFQDIFKKRVSKNNISVEDGLSLYGLEFLGEKHNPMYDAYNTLRIYQSYLCEPIKSDMIMLKQFIFEVESPEDIRMINLQLSKQLQQDAKEITEQLREIYRIRDVKKLLKPIKRLSLKYENVFLNRSGIFTKQNVCNAECFLSFYQDFLFTFEEHFAHSSRVVILHEYMLNPLKQLISTNT
- a CDS encoding YcdB/YcdC domain-containing protein → MLFKYVGMAEDIRIPQLIMEKEKIKERFLRELEMELQTTNLSNELYNFTGASSKLVYEPSFPFSYLCADGTSVLEDVEEDTEEELELVSPPKIERLLNELIGFNEDEYEKIRESDLGDEIGSVWRPKNFTSEVEGTSISDFFQKRNQLTLKFKHDKKTNHLRGVFSFLDRKGELFLNEEQCKKLALEFLFTLYPNADEFLRMVRRISQDEEEGNFIHFHFNIHWGNVRNRFGSAWIGVNRTTGTIDHYLGPDMNLEDLKKINTKPDISIQEAVRNYQKDFDVKLEWKIEYQDHTSHYVLVYVPDFPRLEGKVAFIDAQNGEVIVSKEYF
- a CDS encoding erythromycin esterase family protein encodes the protein MPNKLIQAIKDYSKPIHESEDLDSLINEISNHQFVLLGESSHGTSEFYTMRAELSKKLIKEKGFTYLAVEGDWPACQQVNRYIKGIDKQSSHARDVLKSFNRWPTWMWANEEMIDLIEWLKKYNQNQPDDKKVGFYGIDVYSLWESIDDIIRYLERTTPSQVETAKKAFACFEPFNRRPEKYGISASFYGEGCHEEVSKLLTDIRLNKSNYSSNKENALDLEVNAIITANAENYYRTMVLNDNESWNIRDRHMVEIINKIHQFYGENAKGIIWEHNTHVGDARATDMANEGIVNVGQLLREQKGEDNLFIIGYGTHRGTVIAADQWGVNLERMVTPPAQSGSWEDCMYQAGSYDKYLVFNEQNKHLFNKTIGHRAIGVVYNPAYEHYGNYVPSNMSNRYNAFIYIDQSNALSPIEVQKVLL
- a CDS encoding DUF1292 domain-containing protein gives rise to the protein MTLEQERDFITVEDEYGKERTFSVEALLAVEAETYALLTSKDNDDDSIIMQVLDEEDGQYLVGVSDPIKKNIVLDAYEIAVDANPAD